The Curtobacterium sp. MCSS17_015 genomic sequence GAAGTTCAGGCAGACGTCGCCCGTCGCCCGGTCGAACACGGCGTCGTCGACGGGCAGGCCGCGGGCCATCGCGTCCCGGGTCACGACCGGCGCGCCGATCCCGAGGATCGCCCCCTTCGCCCGCCCCCAGAGGCCGACGACGTGCTGGAACGCGGGGTCCTCGTCCAGGGAGGCCCGGAGCGCCTCCGACGGGAGCGCCTGCGCGAACAGGAAAGCCGGGATCGCCCCGGACCGCTCCGCGGCCGCGCGGGTGATCTCGTTGGTCTGGAACCACTGGTTCGGGTCGGCCTGGCCCCCCACGGTCGGGACGAGCTGCACGCCGGGCATCGGGGGCATCGCGCCGTGCGCGATGGCGTGCACCGTGCTGCCCGACGACATGAGGACGGCGTCGCCCGGCACGAGTCCCATCCCCTCGACCGCGGCGGCCACCGGTTCGGCGAGGTCGACGCCCAGGGTCGCCCCGTGCGTCACTGCGGTGACGTACACGGCCTGCAGCCCGAGCACCACGCGCAACCGCTCGGCCAGGGCGACGGTCTCGTCCTGGAACGGGTCGACGACCTCGATCCGGACGAGACCGGCGCGTCGGGCCTCGGACACCAGGCGGCTCACGGTCGGGCGGGAGACGCCGAGCCAAGACGCGATCTCGCTCTGGGTGGCGTCCTCGAGGTAGTACATCCGAGCCGCCTGGTACACGGTGTCGAGCGGGAAGCGCGAGCGACCGGCGTCCGGTGCGGCCACGGCATGCTCGGGCGGGACGCTGCCCGCCCGTGCGGTGCCGGACGACGCGTCGCCGCGAGCGGTGTCGGCGGGCGTCGTGTCGTCGGACGCGGGGTCGCCGGCAGGTGTCGGGCCGGACGGGGCTGGGACGGACATCGAGCGCGGGCCTCCCGGGGTGACGTCGTCGGGCGGACGCCGGGACGACACCGCGATCGTAGCGTCGGGCGCCCTACCGGATCGTGAACCCCCCGTCCACCCGGAGGTCCGCACCGTTCACCATCGCGGCCGACTCCCCGGCGAGGAACAGCACC encodes the following:
- a CDS encoding sugar-binding domain-containing protein, whose translation is MSVPAPSGPTPAGDPASDDTTPADTARGDASSGTARAGSVPPEHAVAAPDAGRSRFPLDTVYQAARMYYLEDATQSEIASWLGVSRPTVSRLVSEARRAGLVRIEVVDPFQDETVALAERLRVVLGLQAVYVTAVTHGATLGVDLAEPVAAAVEGMGLVPGDAVLMSSGSTVHAIAHGAMPPMPGVQLVPTVGGQADPNQWFQTNEITRAAAERSGAIPAFLFAQALPSEALRASLDEDPAFQHVVGLWGRAKGAILGIGAPVVTRDAMARGLPVDDAVFDRATGDVCLNFTGPDGEAIEFPGSERMVRTSRQVLAAVPHAVGVAVGAVKVPSIISAVRGRLVNELVTDAATARALLDALA